A window of the Fibrobacter sp. UWB2 genome harbors these coding sequences:
- a CDS encoding glycosyltransferase, with protein sequence MFLTVLTYIAIGLLAILAIFYLGLEVRFYRALGRVREGFADPEPLPKVSILIAARNESEGIRETLDSVLSQDYEGEWEVWVADDRSTDDTPKILAEYEAKFERLHVLTIDSIPEGVSPKKQALSKLIDACNGEILCLTDADCIVQPSWIKYLVKEFEPGIELVAGHSYIPTDKSSPFIICMQAVETLIYRIAGTAGLAMHLPLTSTGNNLAYRKSFFQSVNGFTGVIKIQSGDDDLLMQKLAADRPWAMRYCITPATFVTTSGKETLKALWEQRKRWASKTIYYTPKIVFVLSMVFLFLTMLCITAAFSIFSFKIFVATLIAFLCKSVGDMVLIIRGLKIFKQEHLLKWCIPVEFIHAPFTVLAVLFGLFGRFKWK encoded by the coding sequence ATGTTCCTTACGGTTTTGACATACATAGCCATCGGGCTTTTGGCAATACTCGCCATCTTCTATCTCGGGTTAGAAGTGCGGTTCTACCGTGCGCTCGGACGAGTGCGCGAAGGCTTTGCCGACCCAGAACCGCTCCCGAAGGTGAGCATCCTGATTGCGGCCCGTAACGAATCCGAAGGCATCCGCGAAACGCTCGATTCCGTCCTCTCGCAAGATTACGAGGGCGAATGGGAGGTCTGGGTAGCCGATGACCGCTCCACGGACGACACCCCGAAGATTCTCGCGGAATACGAAGCAAAGTTTGAACGCCTCCATGTGCTCACGATTGATTCCATCCCCGAAGGCGTGAGCCCTAAAAAGCAGGCTCTTTCGAAGCTCATTGACGCCTGCAACGGTGAAATTCTCTGCCTCACAGACGCCGACTGCATCGTGCAGCCGTCCTGGATCAAGTACCTCGTCAAGGAATTTGAACCGGGGATTGAACTTGTCGCCGGGCATTCGTACATTCCGACCGACAAGAGTTCGCCGTTCATCATCTGCATGCAGGCGGTCGAAACGCTGATTTACCGCATCGCAGGCACAGCAGGCCTCGCCATGCACCTCCCGCTCACAAGCACTGGCAACAACCTCGCCTACCGCAAGAGTTTCTTCCAGAGCGTGAACGGCTTTACGGGCGTCATCAAGATCCAGAGCGGAGACGACGACCTCCTGATGCAAAAACTGGCAGCCGACCGTCCATGGGCCATGCGCTACTGCATCACGCCCGCCACGTTCGTCACCACAAGCGGCAAGGAAACACTCAAGGCCCTCTGGGAACAGCGCAAACGCTGGGCATCAAAGACCATCTACTATACCCCAAAAATCGTCTTTGTGCTCTCGATGGTGTTCCTGTTTCTTACCATGCTCTGCATCACCGCAGCATTCTCGATTTTCAGTTTCAAAATTTTCGTCGCCACATTGATAGCGTTCTTGTGCAAGAGCGTAGGCGACATGGTTCTCATTATTCGCGGGCTCAAAATATTCAAGCAGGAACACCTCCTCAAGTGGTGCATCCCGGTTGAGTTCATCCACGCCCCCTTTACCGTACTGGCCGTACTGTTCGGACTGTTCGGACGTTTTAAGTGGAAATAA
- a CDS encoding TIGR02147 family protein — protein sequence MGEKKLGKKIFEYLDYREFLKDYYSAKKEANPAFSLRVFSDKIGFKAKDFISRVMNGDKNLSSASIPKVASGLRLGKHETEFFIGLVKFNQAETMDERNAAFEEMQAALKVVRFSEKQHILGHAQYMVYSHWRHLIIRSLIGMFGFDGDYEALAKMVHPHVTADEAKKSVKLLEDCELIKKGDDGKYVLTESAISTGDRTSKLALRGFHQHCLKLAADSIDRDPPGSRHVSGLTLGISQEGYERIVERINAFRKEIALIAEEDKNSDKVFQLQFALFPVGGK from the coding sequence ATGGGCGAAAAGAAACTAGGGAAAAAAATCTTCGAATACCTGGACTACCGGGAGTTTTTGAAGGATTATTATAGCGCAAAGAAGGAGGCGAACCCTGCCTTTTCGCTCCGCGTTTTCTCGGATAAAATCGGGTTCAAGGCCAAAGATTTCATCAGTCGCGTGATGAACGGTGACAAGAATCTTTCGAGCGCGAGCATCCCGAAAGTGGCTTCTGGGCTGCGCCTGGGTAAGCACGAGACCGAGTTTTTTATTGGGCTTGTGAAGTTCAATCAGGCGGAAACGATGGACGAGCGCAATGCTGCGTTTGAAGAAATGCAGGCGGCGCTCAAGGTGGTGCGCTTTTCCGAGAAACAGCATATTCTCGGGCATGCGCAGTACATGGTGTATTCGCATTGGCGGCACCTGATTATCCGCAGCCTTATCGGCATGTTCGGTTTTGACGGCGATTACGAAGCGCTTGCGAAAATGGTCCACCCGCATGTGACGGCGGACGAGGCAAAAAAATCGGTCAAGTTGCTCGAAGACTGTGAACTTATCAAGAAAGGGGATGACGGCAAATACGTGCTCACCGAGAGCGCGATTAGCACGGGGGACCGCACGTCAAAACTTGCGCTGCGCGGTTTCCACCAGCATTGTCTAAAGCTTGCTGCGGATTCTATTGATCGCGACCCGCCGGGCTCTCGTCATGTTTCTGGGCTTACGCTAGGCATTAGCCAGGAAGGTTACGAACGCATCGTGGAGCGCATCAACGCCTTCCGCAAGGAAATTGCGCTCATCGCCGAAGAAGATAAGAATTCAGATAAAGTTTTTCAGTTGCAATTTGCGCTGTTCCCTGTTGGCGGAAAGTAA
- a CDS encoding Ig-like domain-containing protein, giving the protein MKGFGQIALASVVSIFGISAVHAADAAAKIQTSEVVTLPSDAAYGGGDKVGSQLIAATYNAGNGPGIWIVADGGYRLYHNGSLLAEDNQAGRVRFIPMTFLPGENAISVVSVNGKGAPGVLVQIDDLDKSYYSGSGWKSKPVVSNNSWKNKGRDLSQWGGATTLSYANNKLPSGGALENFAANTQAKWIWTSDESDPTAVLLFTFNVKAEGFGVTTTGGDAGKVVIASDSASIRKYLQSNDAVTILVPEGTYDFRQFRNAVTEAKSKGRTWCKTTCTEKNRVTGKTNTFYRITFKANSCSDLTEAGVQIVQESENLQAWSNWITTKPNKSLVGMGRGANLRGASIAVRSNEGSGNHIYRNLAIYDVNPHLIEGGDGLETVGTASKHVNKFWADHISYKWISDGMDMEFVDNATISYLDFDGANEYNCWGTDPYMALVEDAHLTYANNYWHNTYGRVPKVTGENNGSQVHLYNQYVDYNRFFVAGANGHSANAKAYVRYENSYIDNGQGYLAEWGDNGYVYFSGVTFGNGTKQQHRYNGTVKSGVPQAETFNPSYSFEKRNVADLPKEIPNLSGVGGRYGKMPEYNQGFGQSNKAASVTLTAPAAGAKITASADVTLKADAKDNDGSVKSVAFYVGNTLVGTSTAAPYQVTAKNLAAGTHSAVAVVTDNSGLTWMSEYVTFTVEGAAESSSSAAPASSSAVAESSSSEVSSSSVAESSSSAITAESSSGTIGIASPMQRATEAEAGFYRIFDIQGRPLYSGNSKPTKMPAAHVIVIEYSKTGKTLRHYIQ; this is encoded by the coding sequence ATGAAAGGTTTTGGTCAAATAGCGCTTGCAAGCGTTGTCTCAATTTTCGGAATTTCCGCAGTACACGCGGCAGATGCGGCTGCAAAAATTCAAACCTCTGAAGTCGTTACGCTCCCGTCCGACGCCGCTTACGGCGGTGGCGACAAAGTCGGTTCGCAGCTGATTGCCGCCACTTACAATGCAGGGAATGGTCCCGGCATTTGGATTGTCGCCGATGGCGGTTACAGGCTCTACCACAACGGTTCACTCCTCGCCGAAGATAACCAGGCAGGCCGAGTGCGCTTTATCCCGATGACTTTCTTGCCTGGCGAAAACGCAATTTCTGTCGTGAGCGTGAACGGCAAAGGCGCCCCGGGCGTTCTCGTGCAAATTGACGACCTCGACAAATCTTACTATTCCGGCAGTGGCTGGAAGTCAAAGCCCGTTGTCAGCAACAACTCCTGGAAAAACAAGGGCCGCGACCTCTCGCAATGGGGTGGCGCCACAACGCTTTCTTACGCAAACAACAAGCTCCCGAGTGGCGGTGCGCTCGAAAATTTCGCCGCAAACACACAAGCGAAATGGATTTGGACAAGCGATGAATCCGACCCGACAGCAGTTTTACTTTTCACTTTCAACGTGAAAGCCGAGGGCTTCGGTGTCACCACAACAGGTGGCGACGCAGGCAAAGTCGTCATTGCAAGCGATTCCGCAAGCATCCGCAAGTACTTGCAGAGCAACGATGCAGTGACAATCCTTGTGCCCGAAGGCACTTACGACTTTAGGCAATTCCGCAACGCCGTTACCGAAGCCAAAAGCAAAGGCCGCACCTGGTGCAAGACGACATGTACCGAAAAGAATCGCGTGACCGGCAAGACCAACACGTTCTACCGCATCACTTTCAAGGCGAACAGCTGCAGCGACCTCACCGAAGCCGGCGTGCAGATTGTGCAAGAAAGCGAAAATCTGCAGGCGTGGAGCAACTGGATTACCACCAAGCCGAACAAGAGTCTCGTGGGCATGGGCCGTGGCGCAAATCTCCGCGGAGCATCCATCGCCGTGCGCAGTAACGAAGGTTCAGGGAACCACATCTACCGCAACCTCGCGATTTACGATGTGAACCCGCACTTGATCGAAGGCGGCGACGGCCTTGAAACCGTAGGCACCGCCAGCAAACACGTAAACAAATTCTGGGCCGACCATATCAGCTACAAATGGATTTCCGATGGCATGGATATGGAATTTGTCGACAACGCCACCATCAGTTATCTCGATTTTGACGGAGCCAACGAATACAACTGCTGGGGTACCGACCCTTACATGGCTCTCGTTGAAGACGCCCATTTAACTTACGCCAACAACTACTGGCACAACACTTACGGTCGCGTCCCGAAAGTCACCGGTGAAAACAACGGCTCGCAGGTGCATCTGTACAACCAGTATGTAGATTACAACCGCTTCTTTGTAGCGGGGGCGAATGGTCACAGCGCAAATGCGAAGGCCTACGTGCGCTACGAGAATAGCTATATCGACAACGGCCAAGGCTATTTGGCCGAATGGGGCGATAACGGCTACGTTTACTTTAGCGGAGTTACGTTCGGGAACGGCACCAAGCAACAACACCGCTACAATGGCACCGTGAAAAGCGGAGTTCCGCAAGCCGAAACATTCAACCCGAGCTACAGTTTTGAAAAGCGCAATGTCGCAGACCTCCCGAAAGAAATTCCGAACCTCTCGGGCGTCGGCGGACGCTACGGCAAAATGCCCGAATACAACCAGGGCTTCGGTCAAAGCAACAAGGCTGCAAGCGTAACGCTCACCGCACCTGCCGCTGGCGCAAAAATCACAGCAAGCGCAGACGTGACCTTAAAAGCCGACGCCAAGGATAACGACGGCTCCGTGAAAAGCGTTGCATTCTACGTCGGCAACACGCTCGTCGGAACATCAACCGCCGCGCCGTACCAGGTTACCGCCAAGAATCTCGCCGCAGGCACACATTCCGCAGTCGCCGTCGTGACGGACAATTCCGGACTCACGTGGATGTCTGAATACGTGACGTTCACCGTCGAAGGCGCGGCAGAATCTAGTTCCAGTGCGGCTCCCGCAAGCAGCTCTGCGGTCGCGGAATCTAGCTCTAGCGAAGTTTCTTCATCGAGCGTCGCGGAATCCAGCAGTTCAGCAATCACAGCAGAATCGAGCAGCGGAACCATCGGCATCGCCTCCCCCATGCAGCGCGCGACCGAAGCCGAAGCAGGCTTCTACCGCATCTTTGACATTCAAGGACGCCCGCTGTACTCCGGCAACAGCAAGCCCACCAAGATGCCCGCCGCACACGTCATCGTGATAGAATACTCCAAAACAGGCAAAACATTACGCCACTATATCCAATAA
- a CDS encoding LamG-like jellyroll fold domain-containing protein produces MKFCKNILAVSIASAAIFGGCSSDSHIAGNSAETGSPELAGIFLLDNGNPAAFARVHCVPSDFDAASGELPAAYSTETDSTGYYSLDSIPAGTYAVEAFHEESGKRFLVQNVNVTEDDSIAISDTLRAPGSVEIAFNSLIEDGTSAMVTIPGTTILRKVIVHAQKAIIDSLPTDTLGLRIYIENDTLDYGDVFVKSDTTVQTLVNYPHIEYTFVAPLALPEGEDTLSSFVSDIPLALRLTAENSDIDTLARLQGRWEVVRISKDGKRSKKLPIVNSVFDAKEAIFWVSVDSLNVSDSLELSFNNALESGYAHDVFPTNRSYSLVYHFDSGTDIKDDAEKGYFDGSLTATETGTETVENRNADGVLGTSITLDATTSITATNSAKIDSSRKVNLSFDGKQFCFSLWVNLESLKQQTIFEKADEYALRYNPDQGFVVEFYHVATEKAGEESATDTVSYKQTWASGTEGIEAGKWIFIAFSKHSIPQTNYFINGTKIEAEETRSDWDGNRKLADFKIGGFNGKIDELMLGSAFRDDSWTRLTYLNQKPEDSWPKLSARK; encoded by the coding sequence ATGAAGTTCTGCAAAAACATATTGGCTGTTTCGATTGCGTCCGCCGCAATTTTTGGAGGTTGCTCCTCCGACAGCCATATTGCAGGCAACAGCGCCGAGACGGGTTCTCCGGAACTCGCCGGTATTTTCCTTTTGGATAACGGCAATCCCGCCGCATTCGCACGCGTGCATTGCGTCCCTAGCGACTTTGACGCAGCCTCAGGCGAGCTCCCCGCCGCCTACTCCACGGAAACAGATTCCACAGGCTACTACAGCCTCGATTCCATCCCTGCAGGCACTTACGCCGTCGAAGCATTCCACGAAGAATCCGGCAAGCGGTTCCTCGTACAGAACGTAAACGTTACCGAAGACGATTCCATCGCCATTAGCGATACGCTCCGCGCTCCAGGCTCTGTCGAAATCGCGTTCAACAGCCTCATTGAAGACGGCACGTCCGCCATGGTCACAATCCCAGGAACGACCATCTTACGCAAAGTGATCGTTCACGCGCAAAAGGCCATTATCGACAGCTTGCCCACCGACACGCTCGGTCTCAGAATTTATATAGAAAACGACACGTTGGATTACGGGGATGTCTTCGTCAAATCAGACACGACCGTCCAGACGCTCGTCAACTATCCCCACATCGAATACACGTTCGTCGCCCCGCTTGCACTCCCCGAAGGCGAAGACACGCTCTCGTCTTTTGTGAGCGACATTCCGCTTGCGCTCCGCCTGACCGCAGAAAACAGCGACATCGATACACTCGCTCGCTTGCAAGGCCGCTGGGAAGTTGTACGCATTTCAAAAGATGGCAAACGCAGCAAAAAGCTCCCGATCGTAAATTCAGTCTTTGACGCAAAAGAAGCCATTTTCTGGGTAAGCGTGGATTCATTAAACGTCTCTGACTCACTCGAACTTTCATTCAACAACGCACTTGAATCAGGTTACGCTCACGACGTATTCCCGACCAACCGCAGCTATTCGCTCGTGTACCATTTTGATAGCGGAACCGATATCAAGGACGATGCCGAAAAGGGCTATTTCGACGGATCGCTAACCGCCACAGAAACGGGAACCGAAACGGTCGAAAACCGCAACGCAGACGGTGTACTCGGCACATCCATTACGCTAGACGCGACAACATCAATCACCGCGACAAACTCCGCCAAGATAGACTCATCTCGCAAGGTTAATTTGTCCTTTGACGGCAAGCAATTCTGTTTCTCGCTGTGGGTCAATCTTGAATCGCTAAAGCAACAGACCATCTTTGAAAAAGCTGATGAATACGCTCTCCGTTACAATCCCGACCAAGGCTTTGTCGTAGAATTCTACCACGTTGCCACCGAAAAAGCAGGCGAAGAAAGCGCCACGGACACCGTAAGTTATAAACAAACGTGGGCATCCGGCACTGAAGGAATTGAAGCAGGCAAATGGATTTTCATCGCATTCAGCAAGCACTCCATACCACAAACAAATTACTTTATTAATGGCACAAAAATCGAAGCCGAAGAAACCCGCAGCGATTGGGATGGCAACCGTAAACTTGCAGACTTTAAAATCGGCGGATTCAACGGGAAAATAGACGAGCTCATGCTCGGTAGCGCATTCCGCGACGATTCCTGGACTCGCCTCACCTACCTCAATCAAAAGCCCGAAGATTCCTGGCCAAAACTTTCCGCGAGAAAATAA